The proteins below are encoded in one region of Clostridium fermenticellae:
- the hemB gene encoding porphobilinogen synthase has protein sequence MFKRHRRLRANSTIRDMVRETVLNPNDFIYPIFVVEGHNIKSEISSLKGNYHYSIDMLDDIIEKVKQLGVKGVILFGIPDHKDEVATPAFEENGIVQRAVKKIKALAPELYVITDVCMCEYTSHGHCGIIHGHEVDNDDTLEYIAKIALSHAKSGADMVAPSDMMDGRVLLIRNILDENGFKNVPIMSYSAKYCSAFYGPFREAANSAPKFGNRKSYQMDPANVREAMLEIEDDINEGADIIMVKPAMSYLDVVRLARDRYDLPIAAYNVSGEYAMVKAAAEMGYIDEKAVAMEMLTSIKRAGANMIITYFALDACKWLREE, from the coding sequence ATGTTTAAGAGACACAGAAGATTAAGAGCTAATTCTACTATAAGAGATATGGTAAGAGAGACAGTTTTAAACCCAAATGATTTTATATATCCTATATTTGTGGTTGAAGGACACAATATAAAAAGTGAAATATCATCACTTAAAGGCAATTATCATTATTCAATAGATATGCTCGACGATATAATAGAAAAAGTTAAACAATTAGGAGTAAAGGGTGTTATTTTATTTGGTATTCCCGATCATAAAGATGAAGTAGCAACCCCGGCATTTGAGGAAAATGGTATAGTGCAGAGGGCAGTTAAAAAAATTAAAGCTTTAGCACCAGAGCTTTATGTTATAACAGATGTGTGCATGTGTGAGTATACAAGCCATGGCCACTGCGGAATAATTCATGGACATGAAGTCGATAATGACGATACATTAGAATATATAGCAAAAATTGCATTATCACATGCAAAATCGGGTGCGGATATGGTTGCACCTTCAGATATGATGGATGGAAGGGTGCTTTTAATAAGAAATATTTTAGATGAAAATGGATTTAAGAATGTACCTATAATGTCGTATAGTGCAAAATATTGTTCTGCATTTTACGGTCCATTTAGAGAGGCTGCGAATTCGGCACCTAAGTTTGGTAATAGAAAGAGCTATCAGATGGATCCGGCTAATGTAAGAGAGGCTATGCTTGAAATAGAGGATGATATAAATGAAGGAGCAGATATAATAATGGTTAAACCGGCTATGTCATATCTTGATGTGGTGAGATTAGCAAGAGATAGATATGATCTTCCGATTGCAGCTTACAACGTAAGTGGTGAATATGCAATGGTTAAAGCTGCGGCAGAAATGGGATATATAGATGAAAAAGCAGTTGCAATGGAGATGCTCACTTCAATTAAAAGGGCTGGTGCTAATATGATAATAACATATTTTGCACTTGATGCCTGTAAATGGCTTAGAGAAGAATAG
- a CDS encoding cobyric acid synthase — MSKIMIQGTGSSVGKSILVAALCRIFKQDGYSVCPFKSQNMALNSYITLDGKEMGRAQVLQAYAAGLEPEVYMNPILLKPTSDKRCQIIVNGKVYGNSTAMQYHNMKLEFKDMLKEHFSDIESRFDIVVMEGAGSPAEINLRDRDIVNMGMAEICDAPVVLAGDIDKGGVFASLAGTMLLLSDDEKRRVKGTIINKFRGDVEILKPGLDMLEDIIKIPCLGVVPYFYLDLEEEDGAVEFNKKITAPIDIAVIKLPHISNFTDFDALKSEDDVSVRFVETPEEFGDPDLLIIPGSKNTIEDLLEIRKNGIEEYIKRYAGHGIILGICGGYQMLGRSLKDEYKTETNIEMIKGIGLLDIDTIFEKEKVTTRVNAQSIHELNTLDGLRKIDIHGYEIHMGTCAYGEDVEPMFKILSKNDKKVDLEEGAMNKNGSIMGTYIHGIFDAAEFREYILNNIRSLKNIKLKRSNVYEDLRESNLNKLADIIRNSIDMNKIYDIVKIK, encoded by the coding sequence ATGAGTAAAATTATGATTCAAGGTACTGGATCATCTGTTGGAAAAAGTATACTTGTTGCGGCACTCTGCAGAATATTTAAACAAGATGGATATTCTGTTTGTCCTTTTAAGTCTCAAAATATGGCACTCAATTCATATATAACATTGGATGGAAAAGAAATGGGAAGGGCACAAGTGCTTCAAGCGTACGCAGCTGGACTTGAACCGGAAGTTTATATGAATCCAATACTTTTGAAACCAACATCTGATAAAAGGTGCCAGATAATAGTTAATGGTAAGGTTTATGGAAACAGTACTGCTATGCAGTATCATAACATGAAGCTTGAATTTAAAGATATGCTCAAAGAGCATTTTTCAGATATAGAGAGCAGATTTGATATAGTAGTTATGGAGGGAGCAGGAAGTCCGGCAGAAATAAACTTAAGAGACAGAGATATAGTTAACATGGGAATGGCCGAAATTTGTGATGCTCCCGTAGTTTTGGCAGGTGACATAGATAAGGGAGGTGTATTTGCATCTCTTGCAGGTACTATGCTCTTACTTAGTGATGATGAAAAACGCAGAGTAAAAGGCACTATAATAAATAAATTCAGGGGAGATGTAGAAATTTTAAAGCCGGGGCTTGACATGCTTGAAGATATAATTAAAATTCCCTGTCTTGGAGTTGTTCCATATTTTTATTTAGACTTAGAGGAGGAAGATGGTGCGGTAGAATTTAATAAAAAGATAACAGCACCTATTGATATTGCTGTTATAAAACTTCCACACATATCTAATTTTACAGATTTTGATGCACTTAAAAGTGAAGATGATGTATCTGTTAGATTTGTAGAAACTCCTGAAGAATTTGGAGATCCGGATTTGCTTATAATACCTGGCAGTAAGAATACCATAGAAGATTTACTTGAAATCAGAAAAAATGGTATTGAAGAGTACATAAAAAGATATGCAGGGCACGGTATTATTCTTGGAATATGCGGGGGGTACCAAATGCTTGGAAGATCTTTAAAAGATGAGTACAAGACTGAAACAAATATTGAAATGATTAAAGGTATAGGTCTTTTAGATATTGATACCATATTTGAGAAGGAGAAGGTTACAACAAGAGTAAATGCACAAAGTATACATGAATTAAATACATTAGATGGGTTAAGAAAAATTGATATTCATGGATATGAAATTCATATGGGCACATGTGCATATGGTGAAGATGTAGAACCCATGTTTAAGATATTAAGTAAAAATGATAAAAAAGTTGATTTAGAAGAAGGAGCAATGAATAAAAATGGCAGTATTATGGGGACGTATATACATGGAATATTTGATGCCGCTGAATTTAGAGAATATATTTTAAATAACATAAGATCTTTAAAAAATATTAAATTAAAGAGATCCAATGTGTATGAAGATTTAAGAGAATCTAATTTAAATAAATTGGCAGATATAATTAGAAATAGTATAGATATGAATAAAATATATGATATTGTTAAAATTAAATAA
- a CDS encoding NAD(P)-dependent oxidoreductase, with amino-acid sequence MISLLPKRVNIIIVGGGRAALIKTRTIIEKKCKVYLLSVDFCIELIELKHKNPEQLIFIRDKYKKKYIRDKHLVIIATSSKEVNEKIKRDCNTDFKMYIDCADAKNGNAVVPCQRNTEQMEIGIHMVSPNPRASVYMADKVKENFSCYDDFLKYTSSLRAELKDCSMKGKIMEFVCSDDFYFFYKKKKHHIILRLFYSDLFS; translated from the coding sequence ATGATTTCTCTGTTACCGAAAAGAGTTAATATAATAATAGTTGGCGGGGGCAGAGCTGCATTAATAAAAACCAGGACCATTATTGAAAAGAAATGTAAGGTTTATTTATTATCTGTTGATTTTTGTATAGAACTTATTGAATTGAAACATAAAAATCCAGAACAATTGATATTTATAAGAGATAAATATAAAAAAAAGTATATAAGAGATAAACACTTAGTTATAATTGCTACAAGTTCTAAAGAAGTCAATGAGAAAATAAAAAGAGACTGCAATACGGATTTTAAGATGTATATAGATTGCGCAGATGCTAAAAATGGAAATGCTGTAGTTCCATGTCAGAGAAATACAGAACAAATGGAAATAGGAATACATATGGTATCTCCAAATCCCAGAGCATCTGTATATATGGCAGACAAAGTAAAAGAAAATTTCAGTTGTTATGATGATTTCTTAAAATATACTTCATCTCTTAGGGCAGAGCTTAAGGATTGTAGTATGAAAGGAAAAATTATGGAATTTGTATGTTCTGATGATTTTTACTTCTTTTATAAAAAGAAAAAGCATCATATTATTTTAAGATTATTTTATAGTGATTTATTTAGTTAA
- a CDS encoding pyridoxal phosphate-dependent aminotransferase, with protein sequence MEHGGDIYTEGILKGKKILDFSSNINPLGVPLKFKNNINEALKSVQVYPDIKYRFLKKYIVNYVKNGICNENIVLGNGASEIIDQVIGRIKSICIPVPSFIEYEKNAVKWNCKISFSELKDDMSYNYEDIYSKMEFLDALIIGNPNNPSGGIIDVSKFVPILDFCESNNKKIIIDEAFIEFTAENGFDFTRLVKKYKCIFVIRAITKFFAMPGIRFGYGISGDIDFINSIKKSQNPWNVNCFAEIAVKYSLSDKDYITKSLKWISEERNFMITSLNNLDIIEKAYETYSNFILCKLKYIDCNKLYDICMKNYIAVRKCDNFRGLDNSFVRFAIKDRESNSRLINVLKGGTVKGVC encoded by the coding sequence TTGGAACATGGTGGGGACATATATACTGAAGGCATATTAAAAGGGAAAAAAATACTTGATTTTAGTTCGAACATAAATCCACTCGGAGTGCCTCTTAAGTTTAAGAATAATATAAATGAGGCATTAAAGTCAGTACAGGTATATCCAGATATCAAATACAGGTTTTTAAAAAAATATATTGTGAACTACGTTAAAAATGGCATTTGCAATGAAAATATTGTTCTTGGTAATGGTGCTTCGGAAATTATAGATCAGGTAATAGGTAGAATTAAAAGTATTTGTATACCAGTACCTTCATTTATTGAATATGAGAAAAATGCTGTTAAGTGGAATTGCAAAATAAGCTTTTCTGAGTTAAAAGATGATATGAGTTATAATTATGAAGATATATATTCAAAAATGGAGTTTTTAGATGCACTTATTATAGGCAATCCCAATAATCCTAGTGGTGGTATTATAGATGTCAGTAAATTTGTGCCTATTTTAGATTTCTGTGAATCAAATAATAAAAAAATAATTATAGATGAGGCATTTATCGAATTTACCGCAGAAAACGGATTTGATTTTACAAGACTTGTTAAAAAGTATAAATGTATATTTGTAATAAGAGCTATTACAAAATTTTTTGCTATGCCAGGTATACGATTTGGATACGGAATAAGCGGCGATATTGATTTTATAAATAGTATAAAAAAAAGCCAAAACCCCTGGAATGTGAATTGCTTTGCAGAGATTGCAGTAAAGTACTCCCTAAGTGATAAGGATTATATAACAAAATCACTTAAATGGATATCTGAAGAGAGAAATTTTATGATTACTTCTTTAAATAATTTAGATATCATAGAAAAAGCTTATGAAACCTATAGTAATTTTATACTGTGTAAGCTAAAGTACATAGATTGTAACAAATTATACGATATTTGCATGAAAAATTATATTGCTGTAAGGAAATGTGATAATTTCAGGGGGCTTGATAATAGTTTTGTACGTTTTGCAATAAAGGATAGAGAGAGTAATTCAAGGCTTATAAATGTTCTTAAGGGAGGAACGGTTAAAGGGGTGTGCTAA
- the cobA gene encoding uroporphyrinogen-III C-methyltransferase, which produces MGKVYLIGSGPGDAELITVKAIRKLKECTAVMYDRLAGCGILRYVNRNCEIYYCGKEPGCHYKTQDEINDMLVKLAKSGHTVGRIKGGDPYIFGRGGEEALRLTEEGLEFEVIPGISSSISVLNYAGIPVTYRKIARGFHVFTGKTAGKLDINWESVSKIGGTLIFLMGFNNLHTICTKLIENDMNIKTNCAVIMRGTTSKQKKVVGNLGNIEKLAMENGINSPCIIVIGEVVKFNDKLDWYENKPLFGKNICITRAKPQAKKLREQLSDLGAEVTEINSIVINSTNYNLKKYIEKLSDYDYIVLTSVNGVKAFFNFLISIKYDIRKIKAEFAAIGPATGNEIMKRGIVPKITSEKFVAESLFEKMKSVVSQSDKIFLPRSSNSRPYLAEALKDIGCIVDECFTYEVSLGQMPDNICIDDVDIIVFTSPSTVKNSVKLIGLESIKKKKVISIGPITGRTLKSFDIDYVTCEKYNVDGILDKLKELK; this is translated from the coding sequence ATGGGAAAGGTATATCTTATTGGTTCAGGACCAGGTGATGCTGAACTTATAACAGTTAAAGCTATAAGAAAATTAAAAGAGTGTACAGCTGTTATGTATGACAGGTTAGCAGGGTGTGGAATTCTAAGATATGTAAATAGGAATTGTGAGATATATTATTGTGGAAAAGAGCCTGGATGTCATTATAAAACACAGGATGAAATAAATGATATGCTTGTAAAACTAGCAAAGAGCGGCCATACAGTTGGAAGGATAAAAGGAGGAGATCCCTATATTTTCGGGAGAGGAGGAGAAGAAGCATTAAGACTTACAGAAGAAGGGTTAGAATTCGAAGTTATTCCAGGAATATCTTCTTCTATATCAGTTTTAAATTATGCGGGTATACCAGTAACTTATAGGAAAATAGCCAGAGGTTTCCATGTATTTACAGGAAAGACTGCCGGCAAACTTGATATAAATTGGGAGTCAGTATCTAAGATTGGTGGAACACTTATATTTTTAATGGGATTCAACAATCTACATACTATATGTACAAAATTGATTGAAAATGATATGAATATAAAGACTAATTGCGCTGTTATCATGAGAGGAACAACATCGAAACAAAAAAAGGTAGTTGGCAATTTAGGAAACATTGAAAAACTCGCAATGGAAAATGGAATAAATTCACCGTGTATAATTGTTATTGGGGAAGTTGTTAAGTTTAATGATAAGCTTGATTGGTATGAAAATAAACCACTGTTTGGTAAAAACATATGTATAACCCGAGCTAAACCTCAGGCAAAGAAATTAAGAGAACAGTTAAGTGATTTGGGAGCAGAGGTTACTGAAATAAATTCTATAGTAATAAATAGCACAAACTATAATCTAAAAAAATATATAGAAAAACTTTCGGATTATGATTACATAGTATTAACTAGTGTCAATGGAGTTAAGGCATTTTTCAATTTTTTAATCAGTATAAAATATGATATAAGAAAAATAAAGGCAGAATTTGCAGCGATAGGTCCTGCAACTGGAAATGAAATAATGAAGAGAGGTATAGTACCTAAAATTACTTCGGAAAAATTTGTTGCGGAAAGTTTATTTGAAAAGATGAAGAGTGTAGTAAGTCAAAGTGATAAAATATTTTTACCAAGATCATCAAATTCAAGACCTTATTTAGCTGAGGCACTAAAAGACATAGGATGCATCGTAGATGAGTGTTTTACATACGAAGTTTCATTAGGACAGATGCCGGATAATATTTGTATTGATGATGTAGATATAATAGTCTTCACAAGTCCAAGTACTGTAAAAAATTCAGTTAAGTTAATTGGACTTGAAAGTATAAAGAAGAAAAAGGTAATATCTATAGGCCCTATAACTGGCAGAACCTTGAAAAGTTTTGATATTGATTATGTTACCTGTGAAAAGTATAATGTGGATGGCATCTTAGATAAACTTAAAGAATTAAAATAA
- a CDS encoding cobyrinate a,c-diamide synthase: MKSIIISSDRSGGGKTTVTLGIMRALMKKGFSVQGYKVGPDYIDPAFHTFITNRPSRNLDLYFMGEDGVKASFSRGNGDLGIVEGVMGLYDGLLIDSKYSTAHVAKTLGLPVILVISPKAQSTTLCAEINGIVNFEDINIAGIIFNNITQSYYELVNAVVNKNCSVDVLGFIPKNDKLVLKSRHLGLVQSSEIEDLNEKIDVCSELVLKYVDVDKLVRCFKKSGDFKNNDNYHMKNKRLRIAVPYDRAFSFYYTENIELLKEIGEVEFFSPLKDKKLPENTNFMYIGGGYPEVFASELSYNKDMLLSVKGKLENGLRCYAECGGLMYLTQGIQNIDGDKTFEMVGFFNGETHMTKKLQNFGYASIKVRESNNILPCSMTINCHEFHKSYVNLKENTIYDVTKRKYDNSLKVWKCGYLKRNTLASYAHVHFFGNLDMLDHLTDV; this comes from the coding sequence ATGAAAAGTATAATTATATCCTCCGATAGAAGTGGGGGAGGAAAGACTACAGTAACTTTGGGAATTATGCGGGCTCTTATGAAAAAAGGATTTAGTGTACAAGGATATAAGGTGGGACCGGATTATATAGATCCTGCCTTCCACACATTTATAACAAACAGACCATCCAGAAATCTTGATTTATATTTTATGGGAGAAGATGGTGTAAAAGCTTCATTTAGCAGGGGAAATGGTGACCTTGGAATTGTAGAGGGAGTTATGGGGTTATATGATGGGCTTTTAATAGATTCAAAATATTCTACAGCCCATGTTGCAAAAACTCTGGGTCTTCCGGTAATACTTGTTATATCACCTAAAGCTCAAAGCACAACATTATGTGCAGAGATAAATGGAATTGTAAATTTCGAAGATATAAATATAGCAGGAATAATATTTAATAATATAACCCAAAGCTATTATGAGCTTGTAAATGCGGTTGTTAATAAGAACTGTAGTGTAGATGTGCTGGGATTTATACCTAAAAATGATAAGCTTGTTTTAAAAAGCAGGCATCTGGGACTTGTGCAAAGCAGTGAAATAGAGGATTTAAATGAAAAAATAGATGTATGCAGTGAACTTGTGCTTAAATATGTTGATGTGGATAAATTAGTCAGGTGTTTTAAAAAATCAGGTGATTTTAAAAACAATGATAATTACCACATGAAAAATAAAAGATTGAGGATAGCTGTACCGTATGACAGGGCATTCAGCTTTTATTATACTGAAAATATTGAATTGCTAAAAGAAATAGGAGAGGTTGAGTTTTTCAGTCCTCTTAAGGATAAAAAACTTCCGGAAAATACTAATTTTATGTATATTGGCGGAGGGTATCCAGAGGTATTTGCGAGTGAGTTAAGTTACAATAAAGATATGCTTTTAAGTGTAAAAGGTAAACTTGAGAATGGTTTAAGATGTTATGCAGAATGTGGAGGCCTCATGTATTTGACACAGGGTATACAAAATATAGATGGAGATAAAACCTTTGAAATGGTTGGCTTCTTTAATGGGGAGACTCACATGACAAAGAAACTGCAGAATTTTGGATATGCGTCCATAAAGGTTCGTGAAAGTAATAATATACTGCCATGCAGTATGACTATAAATTGCCATGAATTTCACAAATCTTATGTAAATTTAAAGGAAAATACAATTTATGATGTTACAAAACGGAAGTACGATAATTCACTTAAGGTGTGGAAATGTGGATATTTAAAACGTAATACATTAGCTAGTTATGCACATGTCCACTTTTTTGGAAATTTAGATATGTTAGATCATCTTACTGATGTGTAG
- the cobT gene encoding nicotinate-nucleotide--dimethylbenzimidazole phosphoribosyltransferase encodes MGLLEETIKSIKPQDAEAVKKAWVRIDNLTKPIGSLGELEEIAAKIAGITGKVYNEIHKKDTIIMCADNGVWEEGVSNCEQKSTMTVTNNFTRGITGICTLSKVNNADITVVDIGVKGDFDNSKIIDKKIAYGTKNMAKGPAMTREEAVRAIEAGIEVTDELVKKGYDLFGTGEMGICNTSTSSAVLSVLSKISVETVVGKGAGLTEEQLVNKKNVIKRAIYINNPDRNDPIDVISKVGGFDIAGLCGCFLSAAKNRVPIVIDGFISSAAAICAYRLCEYVRDFMFPSHCSLEPGSIYMMKELKLSPMLNLRMRLGEGTGCPLAFNIIESAIYTINNMATFEEATINKDFYIDIR; translated from the coding sequence ATGGGTTTATTAGAAGAAACAATTAAGTCAATTAAACCACAGGACGCGGAAGCAGTAAAAAAAGCATGGGTTAGGATAGATAATTTAACAAAACCTATAGGCAGTCTGGGTGAACTTGAAGAAATAGCCGCCAAAATAGCCGGGATTACAGGTAAGGTCTATAATGAAATACACAAAAAAGATACAATTATAATGTGTGCAGATAATGGAGTGTGGGAAGAGGGAGTAAGCAATTGTGAACAAAAGTCAACTATGACAGTTACAAATAATTTTACAAGAGGAATAACGGGAATATGTACTCTGTCTAAGGTCAATAATGCAGATATTACTGTAGTTGATATTGGGGTGAAGGGCGATTTTGATAATTCTAAAATTATAGACAAAAAAATAGCTTATGGAACTAAAAATATGGCAAAGGGGCCAGCAATGACACGTGAAGAAGCTGTTAGAGCTATAGAAGCTGGAATTGAAGTTACAGATGAACTGGTTAAAAAGGGATATGATCTCTTTGGAACAGGAGAAATGGGCATATGTAACACAAGTACCAGTTCGGCAGTATTAAGTGTTCTTTCTAAAATATCAGTAGAAACTGTCGTTGGAAAGGGAGCTGGTCTTACAGAAGAACAGCTTGTAAATAAAAAAAATGTAATTAAGAGAGCCATATATATAAACAATCCTGATAGAAATGATCCGATTGATGTTATTTCAAAGGTTGGTGGGTTTGATATAGCAGGACTCTGTGGATGTTTTTTATCGGCTGCTAAAAATAGAGTACCAATTGTAATAGATGGATTTATATCTTCAGCAGCGGCAATTTGTGCATACAGATTGTGCGAGTACGTGAGAGACTTTATGTTTCCATCACATTGTTCTTTAGAACCGGGTTCTATTTATATGATGAAAGAACTTAAATTAAGTCCAATGCTTAATTTAAGAATGAGACTTGGTGAGGGAACTGGTTGTCCACTTGCCTTTAATATAATAGAATCTGCAATTTATACAATCAATAATATGGCTACATTTGAGGAGGCAACTATAAATAAGGATTTTTATATAGATATAAGATAG
- the cbiB gene encoding adenosylcobinamide-phosphate synthase CbiB: MYLSFLLNNFLDILAAVIIDWMIGDPLWFPHPVIYIGRLISILEKVGRKKCKSNLALKLFGGIIVVIVAFCSFIIPFVILKVSMRIPVLYHIINISLMWTTIAAKCLKDEARKVYFALKNGDIDDARKKLSYIVGRDTQNLSYQEVIRADIETVAENTSDGVIAPLLYGILFGTPCAMMYKGINTMDSMLGYMNEKYKYIGFFPAKVDDIANFFPSRITGILICIASIFVKGNPVYSLKIMVRDRRNHKSPNCAYPEAAAAGAMGIQIGGTNIYFGEIVKKPTIGNKVKELNPEHISSCIKLMYLSEVLVIILYTSIFFVLKEW, from the coding sequence TTGTATTTGTCATTTTTGTTGAATAACTTTTTAGATATACTGGCAGCAGTGATTATAGATTGGATGATTGGAGATCCGTTATGGTTTCCACACCCGGTTATATATATAGGAAGATTAATATCTATATTAGAAAAAGTAGGAAGAAAGAAATGTAAAAGTAATCTGGCTTTAAAATTGTTTGGCGGGATAATTGTAGTCATAGTGGCTTTTTGCAGTTTCATAATTCCTTTTGTGATACTGAAAGTATCAATGCGCATTCCAGTTTTGTATCATATAATTAATATAAGTTTAATGTGGACAACAATAGCAGCTAAATGTTTAAAAGATGAAGCACGAAAAGTTTATTTTGCATTGAAAAATGGTGATATAGATGATGCACGAAAGAAACTTTCGTATATAGTTGGGAGAGATACTCAAAATTTAAGTTATCAAGAAGTAATAAGGGCGGATATTGAAACTGTGGCAGAGAATACGTCAGATGGCGTAATAGCTCCTCTTTTATATGGAATATTATTTGGCACACCCTGTGCTATGATGTATAAAGGGATAAATACAATGGATTCCATGCTTGGATATATGAATGAAAAATATAAATATATAGGATTTTTTCCTGCCAAGGTTGATGATATAGCTAATTTTTTCCCGTCTAGAATAACTGGAATTTTGATTTGTATAGCTTCTATATTTGTAAAGGGAAATCCGGTCTACAGTTTAAAGATTATGGTGAGAGACAGAAGAAATCATAAGAGCCCGAATTGTGCCTATCCGGAGGCTGCGGCGGCTGGTGCAATGGGAATACAAATAGGCGGAACTAACATATATTTTGGAGAAATAGTTAAAAAGCCAACAATCGGTAATAAGGTAAAAGAACTTAATCCTGAACATATAAGTTCATGTATAAAATTGATGTATTTATCTGAAGTATTAGTAATAATACTTTATACATCAATATTTTTCGTTTTAAAGGAGTGGTAG
- a CDS encoding NUDIX domain-containing protein: protein MKHVDNTILYNGKWLSLKQTAYTNKNGKEVKWESIERTNTTKTVVIIPKLIPSNTYIFIKQYRPAINNFVIGFPAGLVENDDLEKEAIRELSEETGYHGKVKKISPTLYSNPALLTDTVNLVSVEIDEKMEENKNPVQCLEEEEEIEVIRVKRNDVVNFLRQEQKIGTAIGIGPWYVFGDTVC, encoded by the coding sequence ATGAAGCATGTAGATAATACTATATTATATAATGGAAAATGGTTGTCCTTAAAACAGACTGCATATACGAATAAAAATGGAAAAGAGGTAAAATGGGAGAGCATAGAGAGAACAAATACAACTAAAACAGTAGTTATAATACCGAAGCTTATACCTTCAAATACATATATATTTATAAAGCAGTATAGGCCTGCAATAAATAATTTTGTAATAGGTTTTCCGGCAGGTCTTGTGGAGAATGATGATCTGGAAAAAGAGGCTATTAGAGAATTATCAGAGGAAACCGGTTATCATGGAAAAGTGAAAAAAATAAGCCCAACTCTTTATTCAAATCCGGCGCTTTTAACTGATACTGTAAATTTAGTGTCTGTTGAGATTGATGAAAAAATGGAAGAAAATAAGAATCCGGTACAATGTTTAGAGGAAGAAGAAGAGATTGAAGTGATTCGTGTTAAGAGAAATGATGTAGTAAATTTTTTGAGACAAGAACAGAAAATAGGTACTGCCATAGGAATTGGACCATGGTATGTGTTTGGAGATACTGTATGTTAA
- the hemC gene encoding hydroxymethylbilane synthase, with protein sequence MRLKIASRKSKLAQIQTEIVMKMLKEKYNILSEKVLMNTMGDKLRDVSLSEIGGKGLFIKEIEDALIKDETDAAVHSMKDIPFDVPPSFEIIAVLKREDPRDAFISSTDISFNNLKKGAVVGTSSNRRSAQLKCLRPDIRIVPLRGNVQTRIRKMKDQNLDGIILAVSGLKRMNMDYMITDYFKLDEMIPAVGQGALGIEIKKGNKNEKILKSLSDYESEICVEAERSFMRRLNGDCKSTIGANALIQGNIMHITGIFYINNRLIKKDISGNKEDYIYLGRKLAEKIIEA encoded by the coding sequence ATGAGATTGAAAATTGCATCTAGAAAAAGTAAGTTGGCCCAGATACAAACAGAGATAGTAATGAAAATGTTAAAGGAAAAATATAATATTTTATCTGAAAAGGTCCTTATGAATACTATGGGAGATAAACTGCGTGATGTTTCATTAAGTGAAATTGGAGGCAAGGGGCTTTTTATAAAAGAAATCGAGGATGCTCTTATCAAAGATGAGACTGATGCAGCAGTGCACAGTATGAAGGATATTCCATTTGATGTACCACCATCGTTTGAAATAATAGCAGTTCTTAAAAGGGAAGATCCAAGAGATGCCTTTATTTCTTCAACTGATATTAGTTTTAATAACTTAAAAAAGGGAGCTGTAGTTGGTACAAGTAGTAACAGGCGATCGGCTCAATTAAAGTGTTTGAGACCTGATATTAGAATAGTTCCTTTAAGGGGAAATGTTCAAACGAGAATCAGAAAAATGAAGGATCAGAATCTGGATGGCATTATTTTAGCGGTGTCAGGACTTAAGAGGATGAATATGGATTATATGATAACGGATTATTTTAAATTAGATGAGATGATACCAGCTGTTGGACAGGGAGCACTTGGGATAGAGATAAAAAAAGGTAATAAAAATGAAAAAATACTAAAATCTCTAAGTGATTATGAATCAGAAATTTGTGTTGAAGCTGAAAGAAGTTTTATGAGAAGACTTAATGGTGATTGTAAATCAACTATAGGTGCAAATGCGCTAATCCAAGGAAATATTATGCATATAACTGGTATATTTTATATAAATAATAGGCTAATTAAAAAGGATATAAGCGGTAACAAAGAAGATTATATATATTTGGGAAGAAAACTTGCAGAAAAGATAATAGAAGCGTAG